From the genome of Solanum stenotomum isolate F172 chromosome 5, ASM1918654v1, whole genome shotgun sequence:
CGTGATTTTCCTATTCACATCAAGGGTATTATATTTGCATCATGTAAAGTCTCGTAAAAGAAAAAACACTATCTACCAGAATTTTTTCATACACAGTGCTTAAATATGAAAGCTCTGTGGGTGGGGTGGTAATAAGAGGTGAAAAGGAGACAATCAATTGAAATGTAACTTATGAACCGTGATTTTTCTATTCCCATTATTTTTCCGATTTTTAAGGAACATGTTCCCTTTAGAGGACCATTAACAATGACAAGACTAATTTTTATGAACATTAATTATGAGTaacatatttctttctattaacttaaactttttatttattaaagcgAGCAAAGGTCTTGAATGTTGCATGATCTTTAAGATGATCTattaatagttattatctcataaaattactTTGTTCGTTAAAAGAAATACTACCAGCATTatgaaaattattgaaatacACGTCTTATATTTCCCTATATTTTCAATAttcccttctatttctaaaaacctctaaaatcccttatttctctcctaattctaaattattttataatgtatctgagctagtttttaatgtattcgagctagtttttaatgtatccgattattttataatgtatccgagctagtttttaatgtattcgagctacatattatgtatccggtttgTTTTACTTTTCCAGGGATTAATgtaagtataaattataggaaccacatattataagtactaaataacatcctatcccttctagttttctatttaccaaaaattccttaaaaatgatgtttgcgggatacatagtgttgtgcacgggatacattaggtttgatacattccacatagcggggtACATAACGTTGtacacgggatacatgcgggatacatagcgtttgatacatttcacatagcgggatacatagcgttgtgcacgggatacatgtgggatacatagcgttgtgcacgggatacatgcgggatacataggtaaaataaggaatttttgaaatttttgaaataagtagggataaatggatattaaggtaagtaaaggagtgtagttaagtaatttattacaaactaaatagggatagattgtaatttcatattaaaactatgtgattcctaaaatttataccGCTTATAATTCTCTATATCAACTCTAATCAAGCATACATAATTCCTCTGTCTTTGCACTAATTAATAGAGTATTCTCCTTATTGTCATCGTTTTATACTTCATcagatttttagttttaaaatttaaattttgatagtCATAACACAAAACTTCAAATTCATCATTCCATAGGCCCATGGGCTTTAATACTATGAACTTTCTAATGGGCTATCATCTTCGGGCTTGAAACTTTTGGGCCTTAAGGTATAGACATTTTTCTAAGTTTAGACACTTCGGCCTGAAGGACAAATCTTTTTGGTTTAGGTCGCATGTGATGTATGtgcatctttttcttctttattgatTATAACATACTAGTTACTCAACACgtgcatttaaaaaaaaatggagaagagcCAATATGTGTCACTTTGCCACATATATTATCTATAAGAGCCAATATGTGTCACTTTGCCATTTATATTGCCTAAAGACCCTTATGATAAAAGTAATTGTGCGTTTTAGGGCTAAGTTCCTCGATGAGAAGGTAGGAATTATTGAAGATCCACGTTTATGGGTTTGATAGCTTTTGATCTCTTTATATAATCTTGGGTCATTTTTCACTAATAAGCTATCTATTAGGATTGAGTTAAGTCCAACGTCTATCTCTTTATGACAAACTTTTATCATTCTATGAGAATAGGAAATCACAATATTTAAATGAGCATTTGGCatgaaaatcaaatattattgtctggaatttttaaatttagaattGAAGTTGTTTCTTGCATattttttgcaaataaaaaaaatataggcCGACAAGTACCGCACAGGATAAGGCTTCTACATCAGCATTGGAAATAACGACTTGACCGATACagatattaaaattattacatttatttattttagcaaattaacagaataatatttatctttacatattattttttcaataaataattatataaattactaAGTCAGATTTGTATTTTTCAAGTTAGAATTGATAAGggttaatttagtaaaataaatccttaattgttcataatattattaaattatttgtcaatttataaaacaaacataaactttcatgaggacctattacctccctagactatttaataccatattttttaccccctgaactatttaatagtgtattttaaagctATATATGcacccacgtggacacattactatttataattttacattattttttatgtccacgtggacaaatatatatgtttcaaatacggtattaaatagtctagggaggtaataggtcctcatgaaagtttagtatcgcaacagcaaattcgaccaaaattaagatatttttcagacccttatcccataAATTTATAAAGTCTCAACTAAAAATACATCAATTTTATCTAAcaaactaaaagaaataaatcatataaattaaaacaaaaaaattatacaaacgtcAGTGAACAAGTCATGTCACATGTGTCTCTAGAAATTTCCAAAATAGACAGcaatatttaaatgaaaagaaGCTTCCACGACTTTGTATTGGCCAGTCAACACTACTCGTCAAACAAGAAATTCATTTAATTAGCACCTACTCCGACATTATATCACAAAGTCCATAGTAATCCGCTCCCATTTTCGCACCGAGCTATAAAAGAACACCAAAGAATCAGTAACACAACCATAACAAAAACTTCAACACAACTaaaagtttattataaaaatatgtcaGGAGTGAAATTGCTTGGTGTTAATGGGAGTCCAGCTAGTCAAAGAGTTGAATGGGCTTTAAAGATAAAAGgggtaaaatatgaatttataacagaagatttacaaaataaaagccCCTTACTTCTAAAATCCAATCCAGTTTATAAGAAAATTCCAGTTTTGTTACATAATGACAAGCCCATTGCTGAATCACTTGTTATAATTGAGTATATTGATGAGGCCTTTGAAGGACCATCTATATTGCCTAAAGATCCTTATGACAAAGCTATCGCTCGTTTTTGGGCTAAGTTCCTCGATGATAAGGTAATTCTANGAGAGTGGAAAGACCACTAAATGACACAAGTGATATAAGTAGTGTCTAAAGAGAAGGCATTAGTATCATTCAATGTGaaaaattaggattttttttttttttttggtttttcatccGGTGTCTGGAGTCCACATTAAAACCCCGATTAAATTCGGATCACACACTGCCGGGCCCATTCGGGGGTGACGCTTTCAccaggattttctccatactcaTGACTCGAACTCCAGACCTTTGATTAAAGGTGAAACAGTCTCACTACTGCACCACAAAAGTTTATCACAAggcttaattaatttttagtgACCTAGCATCCTAGACAAAGGTATTTGATCTCAAATCAATATAAAAGTAAACATCTATATCATTCATCATCCCTGCTTTAATATATCTCTAATCACATGGGAAAGGAAGATCAACTTTTGGAGATATAGATTGCTGGACCTGCCTACtacatctttttcttttagtttcaaATTCAGTGTTTCATATATGTATTGAAGCACTTACTAATTCATATTCGCATCATGTAAAGTCTCATAGAAGGAAAAAGACTATCTACCAGAATTTTTTCATACACAGATATGAAAGCTCTGGGGTGGGGGTTGTAATAATAAGAGGTGAAAAGGAGACAATCAATTGAAATGTAACTTATGAAACGTGATTTTCCTATTCACATCGAGGGTATTATTTTTCCGATTTTTAAGGAACATGTTCCCTTTAGAGGACCATTAACAGTAACAAGACTAATTTTTATGAACATTATTTATGAGtaacatacttctttctattaacttaaacttttttatttattaaagcgAGCAAAGGTCTTGAATGCTACTTGATTTTTAAGATGATCTATTAATAGTTATATTATCTCATAAAATCACTTTCTtcattaaaagaaatattaacaCCATATGATTACCTAGTTGATGAGTATTCTAAATAATTCTCTATATCAACTATAATCAAgcgcaactttcacatatagcaaacataaaaatcatatttgtatgttatagttatagtttgcataattgcgctccatagcaaattttatgtttactatggagcttttgatttgtataattcaccaCAAACAtccaactttatacaaattgttcggttttgtataaattcatttatacattgtaatttgtatgataagatctatatttgtataattataagtgtatatgacgaaaatatatgtatttgtatatagaCTTTtatctcgctttatacaaacacaaacgcattttataccgaaatgtataaaatgactaattgtataccgaatcagatgacaaaaaaatgggatgtttgatgtgaattacaaataaaataaactatgaccataacatttaatttgaattaatagtttgttatttcatacaattttctctaCTTAATTCCTCTGTCTTTGCACTAATTAATAGAGTATTCACCTTATTGTCATCGTTTAATACTTCATcagattttttgttttaatttgatactTAACACAAAACTTCAAATTCATCATTCCATAGGCCCATGGGCTTTAATACTATGAACTTTCTAATGGGCTGTCATCTTCGGGCTTGAAACTTTTGGGCCTTAAGGTATagatattttttcaagttaCACTTAGGCCTCAAGGacaaatctttttcttttaggTCACGTGTAATGTATGtgcatctttttcttctttactgATTATAACATACTAGTTGCTCGACACgtgcattttaaaaaaaataagatatgaGAAATGAAGAAGAGCCAATATATATGTGTCACTTTTACATATATTATCTATTATCTACCTTAACATTTTGGTGGTTCGAGTTGAAATATAAGAGCCAATATGTGTCACTTTGCCATTTATATTGCCTAAAGACCCTTGTGATAAAAGTAATTGTGTGTTTTGGGGCTAAGTTCCGCGATGAGAAGGTAGGAATTGTTGAAGATTCACGCTTATGGGTTTGATAGCTTTTGGTCTCTTTATATAATCTTGGGTCATTTTTCACTAATAAGCTACCTATTAGGATTGAGTCAAGTCCAACGTCTGTTTCTTTATGACAATTTTTTATCGTTCTATGAGAATAGGAGATCACAATATTCTGATTAAATGAGCACTTGGCatgaaaatcaaatattattgtttggaatttttaaatttagaattGAAGTTGTTTCTTGTATattttttgcaaataaaaaaaatataggcCGACAAGAATCGCACGATAAGGCTTCTACATCAGCATTGGAAATAACGACCGATACagatattaaaattattacatttatttatttagcaAATTAACAGAATAATATTTCtctttacatattattttttcaataaataattatataaattactaAGTCAGATTTGGCTTTTTCAAGTTAGAATTGATAAGggttaatttagtaaaataaatccttaattgttcataatattattaaattatttgtcagtttataaaacaaacataaaattaattatattttacttattttaccttcaattaattcattttgcaaatataaataaatttataaagtcTCAACTAAAAATACATCAATTTTATCTAAagaaataaatcatataaattgaaaacgTCAGTGAACAAGTCATGTCACATGTGTCTCTAGAAATTTCCAAAATAGACAGcaatatttaaatgaaaagaaGCTTCCACGACTTTGTATTGGCCAGTCAACACTACTCGTCAAACAAGAAATTCATTTAATTAGCACCTACTCCGACATTATATCACAAAGTCCATAGTAATCCGCTCCCATTTTCGCACCGAGCTATAAAAGAACACCAAAGAATCAGTAACACAACCATAACAAAAACTTCAACACAACTaaaagtttattataaaaatatgtcaGGAGTGAAATTGCTTGGTGTTAATGGGAGTCCAGCTAGTCAAAGAGTTGAATGGGCTTTAAAGATAAAAGgggtaaaatatgaatttataacagaagatttacaaaataaaagccCCTTACTTCTAAAATCCAATCCAGTTTATAAGAAAATTCCAGTTTTGTTACATAATGACAAGCCCATTGCTGAATCACTTGTTATAATTGAGTATATTGATGAGGCCTTTGAAGGACCATCTATATTGCCTAAAGATCCTTATGACAAAGCTATCGCTCGTTTTTGGGCTAAGTTCCTCGATGATAAGGtaattctactttttttttgggtttatgTATGCTCTcgtttgatcataaattttaaaaaaatattattattttcttagtgCTTACCAGCGGTGTGGAAAGCTTTGTGGAGCCAAGGAGAGGAGCAAGAGAAAGATAAAGAGGAAGCTTATGAGGTCCTTAAAGTTCTTGATAATGAACTTAAGGACAAGAAGTTTTTCGGGGGAGACAATATCGGATTTGTTGACATAGTAGCCAATTTTGTCGGATTTTGGATAGAAATTGTTGAAGAAGCCACTGGGGTTGTACTCGTGACTAGTGAAAAATTTCCTAATTTTTGTGTGTGGAGGGATGAGTACCTTAATTGCGACAAAGTTAAGGAAAATATGCCGTCCAGAGAAATGTTGCTTGGTTATTTTAAGTCTCGGGTTCAAGCTATTGCGGCTACTCTCAAATGAATATCTAAATCAAATTTCCTATGGGTTTAGTTTTACATACTTGTAGTGGTTTTTTTGTGCTATACTTGAATCGAGAGTGTatcaaacataatatttttatcttttgaagTCTCCGTAAAGCTGCATACACATTAGTACCCTCTCCAGATCTTATTTGTGAAATTAcattaaatatgttattattatttatgttttctttttgggAATAAAAGATGTCATTTAGAGAAATATTTATCTAGCCAGCTTCCTAGGAATAGGACTTGTCATGACAAAAATAAAGGTTTTAGTTAAGTTTATTCATCGTTATACTATCCATTAAATATATTTCTGCAATCAtataagtatttaaaaatattcctaTGTGGATGAATCGCCCAAATTCACTTTAAATATCCCatttctataaaataatttgttcCCCACATCCACGGAGGAGTACTTTTGAATGCTTTCCTATAATATAATGAGTGAcaaatttaactaataaataaaagtgaagagatatttttaatcctttttcCAAATACGAAATACAAGAGAAAATTAAATTGTGCTGAAACCAACAAAACTTATACAAAAATCTCTTTACGTAATGCGCATGACTTAAAAAATGAAAGCATTGGATAATGAATATCTAATACTTGATAAAATAATTGTGATAACTTATTAGCAACACTATGTAGTATATacgaaaaagggtcaaaattacccctgaactatgtgaaatagaTTAGTTATACCCTTcattatattttgggataaaaaatgcccttATTATTATCCTAAgaaaccacaaataccctcaagagttaacaccccaaatttttattGACGTGGCAAaccacgtgggactaatccttccacctaagcgttgtcaactaggattcactataagagaactagacctttagcggcgacaacagtcgccacaaaagcccaaaaaatcgtcactaaaagtttttaacattaaattctaattttgtggttttttcttcattgtttttaggCTAAAGTATTCATCACCCCCTGAACTTGAAGTTTTTTATTcggtgtacacctaaactatattccgttttaattaccccccccccaaacttgtttattcctctaTCACGTACACCTTTTTTGTCCACGTGCTCCTATTGTGACTACACGCGCACAACAGCTCGCAAAAGTGGTGATGTGGCTTTCCACCTGGATAAATAATAGCCACCTAGATAAATTAATatagcaaaaaataaatatcaaacattcattgtttaaaagttatttttgaataagggCTAATTTCGCGGAACTCCTTCTAGATTTGGGTTTTTCTAGATGTGAAGTTAGtcgattaaatttcaaatttgtctgaaattcttaccaagtaagtgttaatctttgtttcctttacttttcatttacattttgccctatttttcgtttaaaatatgccaaatattaaagaaaaatggagattttACGTTTTTTTACCGTTGTAGCTTTATGATGTGGCAAAAAACCACTTCTTCACACGCCTAGTAGAGTGTGTTGTCAATTTCTACGCCAGGTGGACAATAAAGGTGTACGCGatggaggaataaacaagtttgGGGGGAgggagaggggggggggggaattaaaacgaaatatagtttaggtgtacaccgaataaaaagcttcaagttcaggggggtaattaATACTTTTGccttgtttttaaaaaaccaaaaaagatatcgattaagtaggagtttgaagacactgtatgttttttttttatgtcatatgtaaatatataaaatgtacaatgatgcattatatagtAGGAAATTTGAATCGAAaagtaattttgatgatttttttcgtaataatattggatgtttttaatattgatattgcaagttatttattttagaaaattaggttgcAATCGAAAatttattatcataattttgttgaaaaagtAGATTTTACTAGtgaatggttgttggagccttagttgctactaaaaatcactcataacctttagtggcaatattttgggattttgtggcgactttgtcgccactaaaggtcaagttcttttgtagttaatcttagttggcaacgcttaggtaGAGGGATTAATCTCATGTGGCTTaccacgtcactaaaaaattggggtgttaactcttgagggtatttgtggtcggTCTCCTGGGATAATGGCGGGggtattttttatcccaaaatgtaatggagggtataagtggtttatttcgcatagttcaggggcaattttgacccttttccataGTATATATTGTcctatacatatttatgttagTATTTTTaggttaaaattttaaatttgaaaattacaaaaatattttttaaaagatgggCTGGCTCGGTCCAATGTACAGCCCATGTAAGGCCCGGCAGAGCTAACCATTTTAAGGCTCGTTGTGATGGGCAGACCTGACTTGACCTGTCAAATTTTAAGCCCATGTGAGCTTAGTTGGGCCATATTGGCAGCTCTAATTTTCACATGGAAACTTACATACATAAATTTCACTCgtttaggagctaattattTAGTTACACTCTAATTTGTAATATTGCGTATTTTACCAAATTTTATTGTGTTCAGATACATTTTGAtacgtccagatacatgtatatcAAGATACAtggggtcaaaattaggtgtaatatGTTCTAGATTTATTGTATCCAAGTAGATTCTCATATATTTgtgatacataacaaatctgtCTCGCCTCTCTCTCtaatctcgctcgtcactctcctATGCATTTGATATTCCAGATACATATGAATTATAGTAAATCACACCATATACATGTAGCTggtgtgattcgcatgtatctaggatacataacGAATCTCCCTCGCCTCTttccctattttagtgtatctggtagcaaaaatacatgtatctaagtgtatcTTCCTTAATATATGGTAGCAAAAAtgcatgtatctaagtgtatcttcctcaatatatggtacaataatcttaattagtggtaagatacgtaatattttgaaagaataaaaaatactaataataataatagtatatatgatattgaaaaatacataattattggTTTCCATTTTACCTGAAACGGTACATCCAACCATAACCTAATTTTGATGATTATATCATGGACGTTAATGATGAACTATTTAGGTAGGAAAACTATTAATGGTCCCTACAAATCATACCGTCATTTTGATCTTAGTTGGACTAATAAGTAAATTACTATTATATGTGGAAACAGCTAAGAGAATAATGTGTTTGATCATGTGAAAGAACATTAAATTAACTTTCAATTTACATATAATTAGTGACTTCAATTTGGATTCGAAATCTATCTTATCTAACCAACTccccaaatataaataatattcacCTATGTCTATATAGGGGTACGTCAAACTCAAAAAACATCTACCTAATTGCTCCGTGACCAATATTTGAATATCGGgattatatatgatatgatatgatatataatatatctCTTGAGAATTggtttgttttatatatatactaatagaactttgttttaatttcaagtgttattttctctgttttaatttgtttgtgtcCTACTTTTGTTTTTCAGTCTatcttaaaaacattttttttgataacttcttaatttcaacttcaatataATATGTTTAAAACTGCAAGATTAAAGAcaattctatatatttttaatttaacatcatgaaattcaaaagtcttcttacTCCTTTTAAATCATGAATCAAGTTAAAACAAGACAAATAATTAAAACGAATAAAAGagttaattagttagtttaagatactacaacaacaacaagataCTCGATATAATTTCCCAAGTCAAATCTAAACACGATGGAAATGAAGCTTTATTCCAACCTCATAAAAGTAATAAGCTTCCACCCTTAGTAAATTaatgggaaaagggtcaaaaatgcccttaaactatgtgaaaggaacaaaaatgcccttcgTTTATAGTTTGGNGTGAATATGTACTCAAGCATTCATTACATACatagattaattatttaaaatataaaactttcTTTAATTATATGCATTAGCTTCAATAATTTGTAAGCATGTTAACATGAACTTACATTGATGTgtacatataaattttatatgaatAATTCATGCAAGTAACTGACGAATTGTTTTATAATGTATTCAAATAT
Proteins encoded in this window:
- the LOC125864415 gene encoding probable glutathione S-transferase isoform X2 — translated: MSGVKLLGVNGSPASQRVEWALKIKGVKYEFITEDLQNKSPLLLKSNPVYKKIPVLLHNDKPIAESLVIIEYIDEAFEGPSILPKDPYDKAIARFWAKFLDDKCLPAVWKALWSQGEEQEKDKEEAYEVLKVLDNELKDKKFFGGDNIGFVDIVANFVGFWIEIVEEATGVVLVTSEKFPNFCVWRDEYLNCDKVKENMPSREMLLGYFKSRVQAIAATLK